A region of Subdoligranulum variabile DNA encodes the following proteins:
- a CDS encoding undecaprenyl-diphosphate phosphatase, which yields MEILFDLLRSVVYGVIEGITEWLPISSTGHMILAEQVLKFSFDEEFMSMFRVVIQLGAILAVVVLYFKKLWPFCADNGRDSGLAKHLRWPVVRLWLKIIVACLPAAVLGFLLDDWLDAHLYNSVVVAIMLIVYGVAFILIERRPRVPSTTKLSRITYKQAILVGAWQVLAMIPGTSRSGATIVGGLLCGMSRPCASQFTFFLAIPVMAGASGLKVVKYVLGGSSFTMPEVLALIVGCVVAFLVSMAAIRFLMNYVKKHTFTAFGWYRIALGIVVLGIWIAQTALAA from the coding sequence ATGGAAATTTTGTTTGATCTGCTCCGGTCCGTCGTCTACGGCGTCATCGAGGGCATCACCGAATGGCTGCCCATCTCCAGCACCGGTCATATGATCCTGGCTGAACAGGTACTGAAGTTCAGCTTTGACGAGGAATTCATGTCCATGTTCCGCGTCGTCATCCAGCTGGGCGCTATCCTGGCGGTGGTGGTCCTCTATTTCAAGAAGCTGTGGCCTTTCTGCGCCGACAACGGCCGGGATTCCGGTCTGGCCAAACATCTGCGCTGGCCGGTGGTCCGTCTCTGGCTCAAAATCATCGTGGCCTGTCTGCCCGCCGCCGTACTGGGCTTTTTGCTGGATGACTGGCTGGACGCCCATCTCTACAACAGCGTGGTGGTGGCCATCATGCTCATCGTCTACGGCGTGGCGTTCATCCTCATCGAGCGCCGTCCCCGGGTGCCTTCCACCACCAAGCTCAGCCGCATCACCTACAAGCAGGCCATTCTGGTGGGCGCCTGGCAGGTGCTGGCCATGATCCCCGGCACCTCCCGCAGCGGCGCCACCATCGTGGGCGGTCTGCTCTGCGGTATGAGCCGCCCCTGCGCGTCCCAGTTCACCTTCTTCCTGGCCATCCCCGTCATGGCCGGCGCTTCCGGCCTCAAGGTCGTCAAGTATGTGCTGGGCGGCAGCAGCTTCACCATGCCCGAGGTCCTGGCCCTCATCGTGGGCTGTGTGGTGGCCTTCCTGGTGTCCATGGCCGCCATCCGCTTCCTCATGAACTACGTCAAGAAACATACCTTCACCGCCTTCGGCTGGTACCGCATCGCCCTGGGCATCGTCGTCCTGGGCATCTGGATCGCTCAGACCGCCCTGGCTGCTTGA
- the nifJ gene encoding pyruvate:ferredoxin (flavodoxin) oxidoreductase codes for MPRAKQSMDGNTAAAHVAYAFTDVAAIYPITPSSPMADTVDQWSAAGLKNIFGNQVKVVEMESEAGAAGAVHGSLGTGAITTTFTASQGLLLMIPNMYKIAAEQLPCVFDVSARTVATQSLNIFGDHSDVYATRQTGFAMLAESNPQEVMDLSPVAHLSAIEGRVPFVNFFDGFRTSHEIQKIEKWDYEDLKEMCNMDAVAKFRAEALNPEHPKTRGSHENGDVFFQHREACNPAYEALPAVVKKYMDKINEKIGTNYDLFNYYGAEDADRVIIAMGSICDVAEEVIDYLTAKGEKVGLVLVRLYRPWVSEALLKVLPKTVKKIAVLDRTKEPGSLGEPLYLDVAATLREAGLNDIVLTGGRYGLGSKDTPPSSVFAVYTELAKDAPKSRFTIGIVDDVTNLSLPEVKPAPITSAPGTKECKFWGLGGDGTVGANKNSTKIIGDHTDKYIQAYFQYDSKKTGGVTISHLRFGDKPIRSPYYINQADFVACHNPAYIHMGMKMVQDVKPGGVFMINCQWTDEELDQHLNAADKKYIADNNIQLYTINAIDKAIEIGMGKRTNTILQSAFFKLADVMPIDEAVEYMKAAAKKSYGKKGDAVVEMNWKAIDAGVDAVHKVEVPESWHNPAPDAAPAELKGPAPLVKMIREVMEPISRMDGDSLPVSAFAHNPNGEWELGASAYEKRGTAVMVPEWDPSKCIQCNNCAFVCSHATIRPFCLTADELAKAPESLKSADTKPKASEYKFTIAVSPLDCMGCGECVTVCPTKAIEMKPQESQSAQQAAFDYCVENIRKKDNVPGVVSEISVKGSQFNQPLLEFSGSCAGCAETSYARLITQLFGEKMFISNATGCSSIWGGTASISPYTTNKESGYGPAWINSLFEDNAEHGLGMQIGYETIRENLIKKVVAMKGKSAELDAVIDKFIETKANTKANDAPAKALVAALEADGSAEAQEILKDKQYLAKKSFWIFGGDGWAYDIGYGGLDHVLASGHDVNVMVFDTEMYSNTGGQASKASNIGEVCQFAAAGKEISKKSLAEICMTYGYIYVAQIALGANMAQAVKAIAEAEAYPGPSIIIGYAPCELHGVKGGMTNCQNEMKKAVEAGYWNLFTFNPANKAEGKNPFTLTSKAGDMSKYQDFLNNETRYSRLARAFPERAKELFAKNQEAADARYEHLTRLVELYK; via the coding sequence ATGCCCAGAGCAAAACAGTCTATGGACGGCAATACCGCTGCGGCGCACGTAGCCTATGCGTTCACCGATGTGGCTGCCATCTACCCCATCACTCCGTCCAGCCCCATGGCTGATACGGTGGACCAGTGGAGCGCTGCCGGCCTGAAGAACATCTTCGGCAACCAGGTCAAGGTTGTGGAGATGGAGTCTGAGGCCGGTGCTGCCGGTGCTGTGCACGGTTCTCTTGGTACCGGTGCCATCACCACCACCTTCACCGCATCCCAGGGCCTGCTGCTGATGATCCCCAACATGTACAAGATCGCAGCCGAGCAGCTCCCCTGCGTCTTCGACGTCAGTGCCCGTACCGTTGCTACCCAGTCCCTGAACATCTTCGGTGACCACAGCGACGTTTACGCCACCCGTCAGACCGGCTTCGCCATGCTGGCCGAGTCCAACCCGCAGGAAGTCATGGACCTGTCCCCCGTGGCGCACCTGTCTGCCATCGAGGGCCGTGTTCCCTTCGTGAACTTCTTCGACGGTTTCCGTACTTCTCATGAGATCCAGAAGATCGAGAAGTGGGACTACGAAGATCTGAAGGAAATGTGCAACATGGATGCCGTTGCCAAGTTCCGCGCCGAGGCGCTGAACCCCGAGCATCCCAAGACCCGCGGCTCCCATGAGAACGGCGACGTCTTCTTCCAGCATCGTGAGGCCTGCAACCCCGCTTACGAGGCCCTGCCCGCGGTGGTCAAGAAGTACATGGACAAGATCAACGAGAAGATCGGCACCAACTACGACCTGTTCAACTACTACGGCGCCGAGGACGCTGACCGCGTCATCATCGCCATGGGTTCCATCTGCGACGTGGCCGAGGAAGTCATCGACTACCTGACCGCCAAGGGTGAGAAGGTCGGCCTGGTGCTCGTGCGCCTGTACCGTCCCTGGGTCTCCGAGGCCCTGCTCAAGGTCCTGCCCAAGACCGTCAAGAAGATCGCGGTCCTCGACCGCACCAAGGAGCCCGGCTCTCTGGGCGAGCCCCTCTACCTGGATGTCGCCGCCACTCTGCGTGAGGCCGGCCTGAACGACATCGTGCTGACCGGCGGCCGTTACGGCCTGGGCAGCAAGGACACCCCGCCGTCCAGCGTCTTCGCTGTGTACACCGAGCTGGCCAAGGATGCCCCCAAGAGCCGCTTCACCATCGGCATCGTGGACGATGTGACCAACCTCAGCCTGCCTGAGGTCAAGCCCGCGCCCATCACCTCCGCCCCCGGCACCAAGGAGTGCAAGTTCTGGGGTCTGGGCGGTGACGGCACCGTCGGCGCCAACAAGAACTCCACCAAGATCATCGGCGACCACACCGACAAGTACATCCAGGCGTACTTCCAGTACGACTCCAAGAAGACCGGCGGTGTGACCATCAGCCATCTGCGTTTCGGCGACAAGCCCATCCGCAGCCCCTACTACATCAACCAGGCCGACTTCGTGGCCTGCCACAACCCCGCCTACATCCACATGGGCATGAAGATGGTGCAGGACGTCAAGCCCGGCGGTGTCTTCATGATCAACTGCCAGTGGACGGACGAGGAGCTGGATCAGCACCTGAACGCTGCCGACAAGAAGTACATTGCCGACAACAACATCCAGCTGTACACCATCAACGCCATCGACAAGGCCATCGAGATCGGCATGGGCAAGCGCACCAACACGATCCTGCAGTCCGCCTTCTTCAAGCTGGCTGACGTCATGCCCATCGACGAGGCCGTCGAGTACATGAAGGCCGCCGCCAAGAAGAGCTACGGCAAGAAGGGCGACGCCGTTGTCGAGATGAACTGGAAGGCCATCGACGCCGGTGTGGACGCTGTCCACAAGGTCGAGGTGCCCGAGAGCTGGCACAACCCCGCTCCCGATGCTGCTCCCGCCGAGCTGAAGGGACCCGCTCCGCTGGTCAAGATGATCCGCGAGGTCATGGAGCCCATCAGCCGTATGGACGGCGACAGCCTGCCGGTTTCCGCCTTTGCCCATAACCCCAACGGCGAATGGGAACTGGGCGCTTCCGCTTACGAGAAGCGCGGCACCGCCGTCATGGTGCCCGAATGGGATCCCTCCAAGTGCATTCAGTGCAACAACTGTGCCTTCGTCTGCTCTCATGCCACCATCCGTCCGTTCTGCCTGACCGCCGACGAGCTGGCCAAGGCCCCCGAGAGCCTGAAGAGCGCCGACACCAAGCCCAAGGCCAGCGAGTACAAGTTCACCATCGCTGTGTCTCCTCTGGACTGCATGGGCTGCGGCGAGTGCGTCACGGTCTGCCCGACCAAGGCCATCGAGATGAAGCCCCAGGAGAGCCAGTCCGCTCAGCAGGCTGCTTTCGACTACTGCGTCGAGAACATCCGCAAGAAGGACAACGTCCCCGGTGTGGTTTCCGAGATCTCCGTCAAGGGTTCTCAGTTCAACCAGCCGCTGCTTGAGTTCTCCGGCTCCTGCGCTGGCTGTGCCGAGACTTCCTACGCCCGCCTGATCACCCAGCTGTTCGGCGAGAAGATGTTCATCTCCAACGCCACCGGCTGCTCCTCCATCTGGGGCGGTACCGCTTCCATCAGCCCGTACACCACCAACAAGGAGTCCGGCTATGGTCCCGCCTGGATCAACTCCCTGTTCGAGGACAACGCCGAGCATGGCCTCGGTATGCAGATCGGCTACGAGACCATCCGCGAGAACCTGATCAAGAAGGTTGTCGCCATGAAGGGCAAGAGCGCCGAGCTGGATGCTGTCATCGACAAGTTCATCGAGACCAAGGCCAACACCAAGGCCAACGATGCGCCCGCCAAGGCTCTGGTCGCCGCTCTCGAGGCGGACGGCTCCGCTGAGGCTCAGGAGATCCTGAAGGACAAGCAGTACCTGGCCAAGAAGAGCTTCTGGATCTTCGGCGGCGACGGCTGGGCATACGACATCGGTTACGGCGGCCTGGATCACGTCCTGGCTTCCGGCCACGATGTCAACGTCATGGTCTTCGACACCGAGATGTACTCCAACACCGGCGGACAGGCTTCCAAGGCCTCCAACATCGGTGAGGTCTGCCAGTTCGCTGCTGCCGGCAAGGAGATCAGCAAGAAGAGCCTGGCCGAGATCTGCATGACCTACGGCTACATCTACGTTGCTCAGATCGCTCTGGGCGCCAACATGGCCCAGGCTGTCAAGGCCATTGCCGAGGCCGAGGCGTATCCCGGCCCGTCCATCATCATCGGCTACGCTCCCTGCGAGCTGCACGGTGTCAAGGGCGGCATGACCAACTGCCAGAACGAGATGAAGAAGGCCGTCGAGGCTGGTTACTGGAACCTGTTCACCTTCAATCCCGCCAACAAGGCCGAGGGCAAGAACCCCTTCACCCTGACCTCCAAGGCCGGCGATATGAGCAAGTATCAGGACTTCCTGAACAACGAGACCCGTTACAGCCGTCTGGCCCGCGCCTTCCCCGAGCGTGCGAAGGAACTGTTCGCCAAGAACCAGGAAGCTGCCGATGCCCGTTACGAGCACCTGACCCGCCTGGTCGAGCTGTACAAGTAA
- a CDS encoding sodium ion-translocating decarboxylase subunit beta: MGAIFTNIAEIFGNSGWAQIFFAEGGWKYAVMLAVACVLLYLAIVKQFEPLLLLPIGFGMLMTNLPLDGIFHIEIFLNETNHINWEMLGNSGGMVDYIYLGVKLGIYPPLIFLGIGTMTDFTPLIARPSSLLLGAAAQLGIFFTFIGAKILGFTNQEASSIGIIGGADGPTAIFVTTRLAPHLLGSIAVAAYCYMALVPVIQPPIMRALTTEKERQVIMTAPRQVSKTEKILFPIIVTIIVSLTLPDAAILVGCLMMGNLMKESGVVERITKTAGNELMNIITIFLGFSVGCTTNASTFLNLQTVEIIVLGVVAFGVGTAGGVLLGKVMCAVTGGKINPLIGSAGVSAVPMAARVSQKVGQEYNPRNYLLMHAMGPNVAGVIGSAVAAGILINMFG, from the coding sequence ATGGGTGCAATTTTTACCAATATTGCCGAGATTTTCGGCAACTCCGGCTGGGCGCAGATCTTTTTTGCGGAGGGCGGCTGGAAGTACGCCGTCATGCTGGCGGTGGCCTGCGTGCTTTTGTACCTGGCCATCGTGAAGCAGTTTGAGCCGCTGCTGCTGCTGCCCATCGGCTTCGGCATGCTGATGACCAACCTGCCGCTGGACGGCATCTTCCACATCGAGATCTTCCTCAACGAGACCAACCACATCAACTGGGAGATGCTGGGCAATTCCGGCGGCATGGTGGACTACATCTACTTAGGCGTCAAGCTGGGCATCTATCCCCCCTTGATCTTCCTGGGCATCGGCACCATGACGGACTTCACCCCGCTGATCGCCCGTCCGTCCAGCCTGCTGCTGGGCGCTGCGGCCCAGCTGGGCATCTTCTTCACCTTCATCGGTGCGAAGATCCTGGGCTTCACCAACCAGGAAGCCTCCTCCATCGGCATCATCGGCGGTGCCGACGGCCCCACGGCCATCTTCGTCACCACCCGTCTGGCGCCTCATCTGCTGGGTTCCATTGCGGTGGCGGCCTACTGTTACATGGCGCTGGTCCCGGTCATCCAGCCGCCCATCATGCGCGCCCTGACCACCGAGAAGGAACGTCAGGTCATCATGACGGCGCCGCGCCAGGTCTCCAAGACCGAAAAGATCCTCTTCCCCATCATCGTTACCATCATTGTGTCCCTGACGCTGCCTGACGCCGCCATCCTGGTGGGCTGCCTGATGATGGGCAACCTGATGAAGGAATCCGGCGTGGTGGAACGTATCACCAAGACCGCCGGCAACGAACTCATGAACATCATCACGATCTTCCTGGGCTTCTCCGTCGGCTGCACCACCAACGCCTCCACCTTCCTGAATCTCCAGACCGTGGAAATCATCGTCCTGGGCGTGGTGGCCTTCGGTGTGGGCACCGCGGGCGGCGTGCTGCTGGGCAAGGTCATGTGCGCTGTGACCGGCGGCAAGATCAACCCCCTCATCGGTTCTGCCGGTGTTTCCGCCGTGCCTATGGCCGCCCGTGTCAGCCAGAAGGTCGGTCAGGAGTACAATCCCCGCAACTACCTGCTCATGCATGCCATGGGCCCCAACGTGGCGGGTGTTATCGGTTCCGCTGTGGCGGCCGGTATCCTGATCAATATGTTCGGCTGA
- a CDS encoding ABC transporter ATP-binding protein: MAPIIRTEKLRKVYAVGKERVVALNDVDLAIEKGEFCCIVGQSGSGKSTLLNMLAGLEKPTRGKVFIGKHEISAMTETELARFRQAHLGFIFQSYNLLPTMTAAENVALPLLFKGVDKATRMRLARKELKNMGLLGRANHLPTEMSGGQQQRVGIARAFVSSPKVIFADEPTGNLDSMTSKQVLYRMLEMSKHQKVTFVMVTHEPELAQCADRIVTILDGKVQSSVVQDDETKQKYRDELFADMDGNLDIGGAASKETPAAAQS, from the coding sequence TTGGCACCCATCATCCGCACCGAAAAACTGCGCAAAGTCTACGCCGTGGGCAAGGAGCGCGTCGTGGCGCTCAACGACGTGGACCTGGCCATCGAAAAAGGGGAGTTCTGCTGTATCGTGGGCCAGTCGGGTTCCGGCAAGAGTACGCTGCTCAACATGCTGGCCGGGCTGGAAAAGCCCACCCGGGGCAAGGTGTTCATCGGCAAGCACGAGATCAGCGCCATGACCGAGACCGAGCTGGCCCGGTTCCGGCAGGCCCATCTGGGGTTCATCTTCCAGAGTTACAATCTGCTGCCCACCATGACGGCGGCGGAGAACGTGGCCCTGCCGCTGCTCTTCAAGGGGGTGGACAAAGCCACCCGCATGCGGCTGGCCCGCAAGGAACTGAAGAACATGGGCCTGCTGGGGCGGGCCAACCACCTGCCCACCGAGATGAGCGGCGGGCAGCAGCAGCGCGTGGGCATTGCCCGGGCCTTTGTGAGCAGTCCCAAGGTCATCTTTGCCGACGAGCCCACCGGCAACCTGGACTCCATGACCAGCAAACAGGTGCTTTACCGCATGCTGGAGATGTCCAAACACCAGAAGGTCACCTTCGTCATGGTCACCCACGAGCCGGAACTGGCCCAGTGTGCCGACCGCATCGTGACCATCCTGGACGGCAAGGTGCAGTCCAGCGTCGTGCAGGACGACGAAACCAAACAGAAATACCGCGATGAGCTCTTTGCCGATATGGACGGCAACCTGGACATCGGCGGCGCCGCCAGCAAGGAAACCCCCGCGGCGGCCCAATCCTGA
- a CDS encoding alpha/beta hydrolase, whose protein sequence is MNRKKQRHAMRILWLCIAVLALCAAAALALLLPVPAAKTVQIPGDRGDIPATVQMPSGLSRAGEVPVVVLCHGFTGNREGDGHFAPLADDLAQRGIATVRLDVAGCGDSTEPYTAYTLANMAADVNAAITWMQQEYGAHGPVALVGHSMGGRLASLYPQISARQGYAPVSALVLWSPANGTGLQGLEFLNIEDFSQVEALAAEAKANGQVGTRWGVEISAAFVEEMEQSDPNAALREAGLPVLLTYSGQDTVLSANTIAETEAAVASLPGSTVLTEPFAQGNHNYQNEDETVNAQLDEDLRTATADFLSAALR, encoded by the coding sequence ATGAACCGAAAAAAACAGCGCCATGCCATGCGCATCCTCTGGCTCTGCATCGCGGTGCTGGCGCTCTGTGCGGCGGCGGCGCTGGCGCTGCTGCTGCCGGTGCCCGCCGCCAAGACTGTCCAAATCCCCGGAGACCGGGGCGACATTCCCGCCACCGTGCAGATGCCGTCGGGGCTTTCCCGGGCAGGGGAGGTGCCGGTGGTGGTGCTCTGCCACGGCTTCACCGGCAACCGGGAGGGCGACGGTCATTTCGCTCCTCTGGCCGACGACCTGGCCCAGCGGGGCATTGCCACCGTGCGGCTGGACGTTGCGGGCTGCGGTGACAGTACCGAACCCTACACCGCCTACACCCTGGCCAACATGGCCGCCGATGTGAACGCCGCCATCACCTGGATGCAGCAGGAATACGGCGCCCACGGCCCGGTGGCCCTGGTAGGCCACAGCATGGGCGGGCGGCTGGCCAGCCTCTATCCTCAGATCAGCGCCCGGCAGGGCTACGCTCCCGTGTCGGCGCTGGTGCTCTGGAGCCCCGCCAACGGCACGGGATTGCAGGGCCTGGAATTTTTGAACATCGAGGATTTCAGCCAGGTGGAGGCCCTGGCCGCCGAGGCCAAGGCCAACGGCCAGGTGGGTACCAGATGGGGCGTGGAGATCAGCGCCGCCTTTGTGGAGGAGATGGAACAAAGCGATCCCAACGCCGCCCTGCGGGAAGCGGGATTGCCGGTACTGCTCACCTACAGCGGCCAGGATACCGTCCTGAGCGCCAATACCATCGCGGAAACCGAAGCCGCCGTGGCCAGCCTGCCGGGCAGTACCGTCCTCACCGAACCCTTTGCCCAGGGCAACCATAATTACCAGAACGAGGACGAAACAGTCAACGCACAGCTGGACGAAGACCTCCGCACCGCCACCGCCGATTTCCTGAGCGCTGCTTTGCGGTGA
- a CDS encoding COG1361 family protein yields the protein MKRILSLIALLALVASLGMPVLAEDAASDSSSTGTTQTPDTNNNTNNNTTPAASDGVYVVGYTVTDIAGGEITTVDVGDHVNIVLQVVDHSSARYAVKAEEISARINSSVFQYTGIGEIGQLFQNNDDPNTDRLNKVRNGQATDQEKADNAYYNYYSYVLLFRDVVYNGGGNTLPINLTYLDTSKPMQQFSVQIGQCVDKDQTTSPNLLVRSSSYGEGTVTAGEEFVLSLGIYATDAGEDLKDVIVSLTLPENVSLSSGSLSNYMGTLPAGTTRTVTFPILPASGFTGTVANITVNLTGTGSISGKAVTGTTAISVPISQPDRFEVGEMKAPSSIVLGETASVSLSYVNKGKNAVSNLEARLSGTNLGAGGYQYLGNLNAGTEGSVDFDLSPDSAGAVSGTITLSYEDASGETRTITKEFSTTAEQASFDPSMMDPSMEEPQQPTGMPVWGWAVIVVCGVVVVVVIVVVIKRRKKKKALALAALEAEDSDEDL from the coding sequence TTGAAACGGATCCTGTCCCTGATCGCCCTGCTGGCCCTGGTGGCTTCGCTGGGCATGCCGGTCCTGGCGGAGGACGCTGCCTCGGACAGCAGCAGCACCGGCACCACCCAGACACCTGATACCAACAACAACACCAACAACAATACCACCCCCGCCGCCTCGGACGGCGTCTATGTGGTGGGCTACACCGTCACCGACATTGCCGGCGGGGAGATCACCACCGTGGATGTGGGCGACCACGTGAACATCGTGCTCCAGGTGGTGGACCATTCCTCGGCCCGGTATGCCGTCAAGGCGGAGGAGATCTCCGCCCGGATCAACTCCTCGGTGTTCCAGTATACCGGCATCGGTGAGATCGGCCAGCTGTTCCAGAACAACGACGACCCCAACACCGACCGCCTGAACAAGGTGCGCAACGGTCAGGCCACCGACCAGGAAAAGGCCGACAACGCCTACTATAATTATTACAGCTATGTGCTGCTCTTCCGGGATGTGGTCTACAATGGCGGCGGCAACACCCTGCCCATCAACCTGACCTACCTGGATACCAGCAAGCCCATGCAGCAGTTCAGCGTCCAGATCGGCCAGTGCGTGGACAAGGACCAGACCACCTCCCCCAACCTGCTGGTGCGGTCCTCCAGCTACGGCGAGGGCACCGTCACCGCCGGTGAGGAGTTCGTCCTCTCCCTGGGCATCTACGCCACCGACGCCGGCGAGGACCTCAAAGACGTCATCGTCTCCCTGACCCTGCCCGAGAACGTGTCGCTGTCCAGCGGCAGCCTCTCCAACTACATGGGCACCCTGCCCGCCGGTACCACCCGTACCGTCACCTTCCCCATCCTGCCCGCCTCCGGATTCACCGGCACGGTGGCCAACATCACGGTGAACCTCACCGGCACCGGGTCCATCTCCGGCAAGGCCGTCACCGGCACCACCGCCATCTCGGTGCCCATCAGCCAGCCCGACCGCTTCGAGGTGGGCGAGATGAAAGCTCCCTCCTCCATCGTCCTGGGCGAGACCGCCAGTGTCTCCCTGAGCTACGTCAACAAGGGCAAGAACGCCGTCTCCAACCTGGAGGCCCGCCTCTCCGGCACCAACCTGGGCGCCGGCGGCTACCAGTACCTGGGCAACCTCAACGCCGGTACCGAGGGCAGCGTGGACTTTGACCTTTCCCCCGATTCCGCCGGTGCGGTCTCCGGCACCATCACCCTCAGCTATGAGGATGCCAGCGGCGAGACCCGCACCATCACCAAGGAATTCTCCACCACCGCCGAACAGGCGAGCTTCGACCCCTCCATGATGGACCCCTCCATGGAAGAACCCCAGCAGCCCACCGGTATGCCGGTCTGGGGCTGGGCGGTGATCGTGGTCTGCGGCGTGGTGGTCGTGGTGGTCATCGTGGTGGTGATCAAGCGCCGCAAGAAGAAGAAGGCGTTGGCTCTGGCCGCGCTGGAAGCCGAGGACAGCGATGAAGATCTCTGA
- the tsaA gene encoding tRNA (N6-threonylcarbamoyladenosine(37)-N6)-methyltransferase TrmO yields the protein MSDAYTIHPIARIRTDFSDKFGIPRQSGLVPELTARIVFEPDYRDPNALAGLEGYSHLWLIWQFSTVAEEYAAGKKWRPTVRPPRLGGNVRRGVFATRSPYRPNALGLSCVELAGIEGCDLLVKGADLLDGTPIYDIKPYLPYVDAHPDARGGFTEQTAGYALAVQCDEALLDKLPKEKRAALLGVLKNDPRPAYQHDPERVYTLDFGGHKVRFTVAGQTLTVREIL from the coding sequence ATGTCTGACGCCTACACCATCCACCCCATCGCCCGGATCCGCACCGACTTTTCCGACAAATTCGGCATCCCGCGGCAGAGCGGCCTGGTGCCGGAACTCACCGCCCGCATCGTTTTTGAGCCGGACTACCGGGACCCCAACGCCCTGGCGGGGCTGGAGGGTTACAGCCACCTGTGGCTGATCTGGCAGTTTTCCACCGTGGCGGAGGAATACGCCGCGGGCAAGAAATGGCGGCCCACCGTGCGGCCGCCACGGCTGGGCGGCAACGTACGGCGGGGGGTGTTTGCCACCCGCAGCCCCTACCGGCCCAACGCCCTGGGCCTTTCCTGCGTGGAGCTGGCGGGCATCGAGGGCTGCGACCTGCTGGTGAAGGGGGCGGACCTGCTGGACGGCACCCCCATCTATGACATCAAACCCTACCTGCCCTACGTGGACGCCCACCCCGACGCCCGGGGCGGTTTCACCGAACAGACCGCCGGCTACGCCCTGGCCGTGCAGTGCGACGAGGCCCTTTTGGACAAACTGCCCAAAGAAAAGCGGGCGGCGCTGCTGGGCGTGCTGAAAAACGACCCCCGGCCGGCCTACCAGCACGACCCGGAGCGGGTGTACACGCTGGATTTCGGGGGGCACAAGGTGCGGTTCACGGTGGCGGGACAAACCCTGACGGTACGGGAGATTCTGTGA
- a CDS encoding ABC transporter permease — protein MKISDEIVLSARNLTRRKGRTALTLIGVVIGTCMVVLMISLGIAQSQANDEMLQSWGDLTQIQVYGGGRSMGADGKVLKLDDKAIESFKKLDHVVASTAYVSAYSLQGSVTAGTNDRYVMDLSNLTGVDPTALEPMGFKLDSGRWPDTGPANKRATKLQVLVGDYTGYNFYDSRKSESSPNRYRWQGMTDSQGNQVEPFVNVDKDKMTLTIKTGEGSTEKTQTWELEVVGHIQQDASKGWWTQSNIILRTQDLKMIEDAYYKMAKITNNNTSYDQVYVKVDDLKNVADVEKAIHDLGFENTYSMNQQREEMQKQVVRSQMIFGGVAAVSLLVAAINIINTMTMAIYERTREIGVMKVLGCELGNIRTMFLMESSCIGFLGGVIGVAISLLVSFILNHLSLILSVFGQSIDLSGLLGGGMYMGGMSSTISVIPPWLMLAALVFATLVGLVSGILPANNAVKISALEAIRHD, from the coding sequence ATGAAGATCTCTGATGAGATCGTCCTGAGCGCCCGCAACCTTACCCGCCGCAAGGGCCGCACGGCCCTGACCCTCATCGGCGTGGTCATCGGCACCTGCATGGTGGTGCTGATGATCTCCCTGGGCATCGCCCAGAGCCAGGCCAACGACGAGATGCTGCAGAGCTGGGGCGACCTGACCCAGATCCAGGTCTACGGCGGCGGCAGATCCATGGGGGCCGACGGCAAGGTGCTCAAACTGGACGACAAGGCAATTGAAAGTTTCAAAAAACTGGACCATGTGGTGGCCTCCACGGCCTATGTGTCGGCGTATTCCCTTCAGGGCAGCGTCACGGCGGGCACCAACGACCGCTATGTGATGGACCTGAGCAACCTCACCGGTGTGGATCCCACGGCGCTGGAGCCCATGGGATTCAAGCTGGATTCGGGCCGCTGGCCCGATACCGGCCCCGCCAACAAGCGGGCCACCAAACTGCAGGTGCTGGTGGGCGATTACACCGGCTACAATTTCTACGATTCCCGCAAGAGCGAGTCCAGCCCCAACCGCTACCGCTGGCAGGGCATGACCGACTCCCAGGGCAATCAGGTGGAACCCTTTGTCAATGTGGACAAGGACAAGATGACCCTGACCATCAAGACGGGGGAGGGCTCCACCGAAAAGACCCAGACCTGGGAACTGGAAGTGGTGGGACACATCCAGCAGGACGCCAGCAAGGGCTGGTGGACCCAGAGCAACATCATCCTGCGCACCCAGGACCTGAAGATGATCGAGGACGCCTACTACAAGATGGCCAAGATCACCAACAACAATACCTCCTATGACCAGGTCTACGTGAAGGTGGACGACCTGAAAAACGTGGCCGATGTGGAAAAGGCCATCCATGACCTGGGCTTTGAAAACACCTATTCCATGAACCAGCAGCGGGAAGAGATGCAGAAACAGGTGGTGCGCAGCCAGATGATCTTCGGCGGTGTGGCCGCGGTCTCTCTGCTGGTGGCGGCCATCAACATCATCAACACCATGACCATGGCCATCTATGAGCGCACCCGCGAGATCGGCGTCATGAAGGTGCTGGGCTGCGAGCTGGGCAACATCCGCACCATGTTCCTCATGGAAAGCTCCTGCATCGGCTTTCTGGGCGGCGTCATCGGGGTGGCCATCAGCCTGCTGGTGAGTTTCATCCTCAACCATCTGTCGCTGATCCTGTCGGTGTTCGGCCAGAGCATCGACCTGTCGGGATTGCTGGGCGGCGGCATGTATATGGGCGGTATGTCCAGCACCATCTCGGTCATCCCGCCCTGGCTCATGCTGGCGGCTCTCGTATTCGCCACCCTGGTGGGCCTGGTCTCCGGTATCCTGCCCGCCAACAACGCCGTCAAAATCAGCGCCCTGGAAGCCATCCGTCACGACTGA